From Desulfuromonas soudanensis, the proteins below share one genomic window:
- a CDS encoding TIGR02757 family protein encodes MDLRQILEDVGARRSADFLANDPLEFPRLFPRRDDREVAAFLSAALAYGRVSIIRASLADLFRRMPEGPAAFVRDFEPARDGVRLAGFRHRFNSGEDLGCLCWLLQKMMAAEGSLEGFFLVGDDPAASDIGPALGSFCARALALDVSPLYGAPLLPKGAGARYFFSSPDGGSACKRLCMFLRWVCRPDDGIDLGLWGRVDPARLVIPLDTHTARISRLLGLTGRTTAGWKMALEVTAALRRLDPADPIRFDFALSHLGISDGCSGARGGACQECPLAPLCRAGGGK; translated from the coding sequence ATGGACCTGCGACAGATTCTCGAAGACGTCGGCGCCCGCCGCAGCGCCGATTTCCTGGCCAATGACCCCCTGGAATTTCCCCGGCTCTTTCCCCGGAGAGACGACCGGGAAGTTGCGGCCTTTCTCAGTGCGGCGCTTGCCTACGGGCGGGTGTCGATCATCCGCGCCAGTCTCGCCGACCTCTTCCGGCGCATGCCCGAGGGACCGGCGGCTTTCGTCCGGGATTTCGAGCCGGCGCGGGACGGGGTCCGGCTGGCCGGCTTTCGGCATCGGTTCAATTCCGGCGAGGACCTGGGATGCCTGTGCTGGCTGCTGCAGAAGATGATGGCGGCCGAGGGGAGTCTGGAGGGGTTCTTTCTTGTCGGGGATGATCCGGCCGCCTCCGACATCGGCCCGGCCCTCGGTTCCTTCTGCGCCCGGGCCCTGGCTCTGGACGTCTCTCCCCTCTATGGTGCCCCCCTGCTGCCGAAAGGGGCGGGGGCCCGCTATTTTTTTTCCAGTCCCGATGGGGGGAGCGCCTGCAAGCGCCTCTGCATGTTTCTGCGCTGGGTCTGCCGCCCCGACGACGGCATCGATCTCGGGTTGTGGGGAAGGGTCGATCCGGCGCGGCTGGTGATCCCCCTCGACACCCACACGGCGCGGATTTCCCGGCTTCTCGGGCTAACCGGGCGCACAACGGCCGGGTGGAAAATGGCCCTGGAGGTCACTGCGGCGCTGCGCCGCCTCGACCCCGCCGATCCCATTCGCTTCGATTTCGCCCTTTCTCATCTGGGGATCAGCGACGGCTGCAGCGGGGCGCGGGGAGGGGCCTGTCAGGAGTGCCCGCTGGCCCCCCTTTGCCGGGCCGGCGGCGGAAAATGA
- a CDS encoding DUF485 domain-containing protein: MAHGPAVKMGKDNASAYKTRLGIWMFLAYTIVYAGFIVINSTMPSLMQEVIFGQTLAIIYGFGLLLLALVQAVIYNSLCNRAEARLNN, from the coding sequence ATGGCACATGGACCAGCGGTAAAAATGGGCAAGGACAACGCGTCCGCCTACAAAACCAGGCTCGGAATTTGGATGTTTCTGGCCTACACCATCGTCTATGCCGGCTTCATCGTCATCAATTCCACCATGCCCTCATTGATGCAGGAAGTCATTTTCGGGCAGACCCTGGCGATCATCTACGGCTTCGGCCTCCTTCTCCTGGCGCTGGTACAGGCCGTCATCTACAACTCGCTCTGCAATCGCGCAGAAGCGCGTTTGAACAACTAG